The Clostridium sp. AWRP genome has a window encoding:
- a CDS encoding histidine phosphatase family protein, producing the protein MSSNNKSKITLYLMRHGQTILNKANRTQGWCDGVLTGEGIEVAVNTGLGLRNVKFKAAYSSDLGRAVKTAKIVIKENRASENLQLKELEGLREMYFGKYEGELESIMFKDILNYLNVSSFKEAEEKYDFQREYCNSCAALDDTKEAECYDTVIKRVMKTLTGICMENSDGESGNILVVAHGGIIRLIIDYLDKNFNVRDMDNSSISKITYENGNFKVESVNDTSYSEKGKTMKCVLE; encoded by the coding sequence ATGAGCAGTAATAATAAAAGTAAAATTACTTTATATTTAATGAGACATGGACAAACCATTTTAAACAAAGCTAATAGAACTCAGGGATGGTGTGATGGAGTTCTTACTGGGGAAGGAATTGAGGTAGCTGTAAATACAGGGCTTGGACTTAGAAATGTTAAATTTAAAGCAGCCTACAGCAGTGATTTGGGTAGGGCAGTGAAAACCGCAAAAATTGTTATAAAGGAAAATAGGGCAAGTGAAAATTTACAGTTAAAAGAACTTGAAGGACTAAGAGAAATGTATTTTGGAAAATACGAAGGAGAACTTGAGAGTATAATGTTTAAGGATATACTTAACTACCTTAATGTAAGTTCCTTTAAGGAAGCAGAAGAAAAGTATGATTTCCAAAGAGAATACTGCAATTCATGTGCAGCTCTGGATGATACAAAGGAAGCGGAGTGTTATGATACAGTAATAAAAAGAGTTATGAAAACACTAACAGGGATATGCATGGAAAATTCTGATGGTGAGAGTGGAAATATACTTGTAGTAGCTCACGGTGGAATAATTAGATTGATTATTGATTATTTGGACAAGAATTTTAATGTGCGAGATATGGATAATTCAAGTATATCCAAGATTACATATGAAAATGGAAATTTTAAAGTAGAATCTGTAAATGACACTAGTTATAGTGAAAAAGGTAAAACTATGAAATGTGTCTTGGAATAA
- a CDS encoding 4Fe-4S double cluster binding domain-containing protein: MKNYANNFIKKVEEYGFKAQVISFKHMEEIRLDIENMKQTYEDINVNIGKYLNKFDYKVSDDFLKPKSIIIIAVPQPAARVYFTLGLKRYAVIMPPMYLLNSSSEFEKKHKKISEITEIAEKILSYENFKAIKVNIPCKPLAVKSGLGTYGRNNICYINGESSFYWLGVYVSDMPCENDSWMKYTVMATCKNCDLCLKNCPTGAIAEDRFIVHANKCITLQNEDSGDFKKSLRPEWHNCLIGCMRCQIICPVNKKCITSIKDITEFNDWETRKILAKTPLEELPETTYKKLESISFIEDYKLLQRNLKVLIMK; this comes from the coding sequence ATGAAAAACTATGCAAATAATTTCATAAAGAAGGTTGAAGAATATGGTTTTAAGGCACAAGTTATTTCCTTTAAACATATGGAAGAAATAAGATTAGACATAGAAAATATGAAACAAACTTATGAAGATATCAATGTTAATATTGGAAAATATTTAAATAAGTTTGATTATAAAGTATCAGATGATTTTTTAAAACCAAAATCAATTATTATTATAGCGGTTCCACAGCCAGCAGCAAGAGTATATTTTACTTTAGGTTTAAAAAGGTATGCTGTAATTATGCCTCCAATGTATTTATTAAATTCAAGCAGTGAATTTGAGAAAAAACATAAGAAAATATCTGAGATAACTGAAATTGCTGAGAAGATACTTTCCTATGAAAATTTTAAGGCAATTAAGGTTAATATTCCATGTAAGCCATTAGCAGTAAAAAGTGGACTAGGTACATATGGGAGAAATAATATTTGTTATATAAATGGTGAAAGCAGCTTTTATTGGCTTGGAGTATATGTATCAGATATGCCTTGCGAAAATGACTCCTGGATGAAATATACCGTTATGGCTACATGTAAAAATTGTGATCTGTGTTTAAAAAATTGTCCTACAGGAGCAATAGCAGAGGATAGATTTATAGTACATGCTAACAAATGTATTACACTTCAAAATGAAGATAGCGGAGATTTCAAAAAAAGCTTAAGACCAGAGTGGCACAATTGCTTAATAGGTTGTATGAGATGTCAAATTATCTGTCCTGTAAATAAAAAATGTATAACTAGCATAAAGGATATTACCGAATTTAATGATTGGGAGACAAGAAAAATACTTGCTAAAACTCCATTAGAGGAATTGCCAGAAACAACCTACAAAAAGCTAGAATCAATTAGTTTTATAGAAGACTATAAATTACTTCAACGCAATTTGAAAGTTTTAATAATGAAATGA
- a CDS encoding CGNR zinc finger domain-containing protein yields MDFINSQWYKTHKIFKDPLKDENWLKDFCAKWNLSAAHIPDKEMVNKLLELRDFLSYVINKLCIKKTLDLKDINKINDYLKASSFYKVLEKNEDRFCIKTVPVKSNSDLIIFEIISSFAQMISKYDIDRIKLCENPDCRWVFYDESKSHTRKWCDNTCATLIKVRRFRENRKQKK; encoded by the coding sequence ATGGATTTTATCAATAGTCAATGGTACAAAACTCACAAAATTTTTAAGGATCCTCTAAAGGATGAAAATTGGCTGAAAGATTTTTGTGCAAAATGGAATTTATCAGCTGCTCATATACCTGATAAAGAAATGGTTAATAAATTATTAGAACTTAGAGATTTTTTAAGTTACGTCATAAATAAACTATGTATAAAAAAAACATTAGATTTAAAAGACATAAATAAAATAAATGATTATCTTAAAGCTTCTTCATTTTATAAGGTATTAGAAAAAAATGAAGATAGATTTTGCATAAAAACTGTTCCTGTTAAATCCAATTCAGATCTAATCATATTTGAAATAATTTCTTCTTTTGCTCAAATGATTTCAAAATACGATATAGACAGAATTAAACTTTGTGAAAATCCTGACTGTAGATGGGTTTTTTATGATGAAAGTAAAAGTCATACACGAAAATGGTGTGACAATACCTGCGCAACTCTTATAAAAGTTCGCAGATTTAGAGAAAACAGAAAGCAAAAAAAATGA
- a CDS encoding nitroreductase family protein encodes MDLIKVDKSLCIKCGACTKVCPTTALYMKEDGPEANKNSCIACGQCSAVCPYGALDNVKTPLCNQVDIKEFKGLDSKTAEYFLRSRRSIRCYKNIPVPYEELLKLVNIARFAPTASNSQGVSYIIVKDKKILEKSTEIIVKWMEDNIELHWSFSRHINNYRKNGIDSILRDAPNIILATAPKDFKNGRENSISALSYVELFAPTLGLGSCWAGLFEFCAFSNHAPLLDLFNISKDKVITGALMVGYPKYKYKRLVDRDKLDVAFI; translated from the coding sequence ATGGATTTAATTAAAGTAGATAAATCATTATGTATAAAATGTGGAGCGTGTACAAAAGTTTGTCCTACTACAGCTTTATATATGAAAGAAGATGGGCCTGAAGCTAATAAAAATTCTTGTATTGCTTGTGGACAATGTTCTGCTGTATGTCCTTATGGTGCACTTGATAATGTTAAAACTCCACTATGTAATCAAGTAGATATAAAAGAGTTTAAAGGCTTAGATTCAAAAACTGCTGAATATTTTCTGAGATCCCGAAGGTCAATAAGATGTTACAAAAATATACCTGTGCCTTATGAAGAGTTGTTAAAACTAGTTAATATTGCACGTTTTGCTCCTACTGCTAGCAACTCACAAGGAGTATCTTATATTATCGTAAAAGATAAAAAAATATTAGAAAAATCTACTGAAATAATAGTTAAGTGGATGGAAGATAATATTGAACTTCATTGGAGTTTTTCAAGACATATAAATAATTATAGAAAAAATGGCATAGATTCAATTTTACGTGATGCTCCTAATATTATATTAGCAACTGCTCCAAAGGATTTTAAAAATGGAAGAGAAAATAGTATTTCTGCATTATCCTATGTTGAATTATTTGCACCTACATTAGGATTAGGTTCTTGCTGGGCGGGATTATTTGAATTTTGTGCATTTTCAAATCATGCTCCATTATTAGATTTATTCAATATTTCCAAAGATAAAGTAATAACAGGTGCACTTATGGTTGGATATCCTAAATACAAGTATAAAAGGTTAGTAGATCGTGATAAATTGGATGTTGCATTTATATAA
- a CDS encoding flavodoxin family protein — protein sequence MRVIAINGSPRKNHNTATLLNKVLEGAASQGAETEIIHLYDLNFKGCASCFACKLKEGKSYGKCAMVDDLSPVLKKLDTADAVVLGSPIYLGNVTGETRSFMERLFFPLIEYTNHPTLLPRNIPAALIYTMNISEEKMKNICLDKYLESNEMLFKKFFRKCKTLYCTDTYQFNDYSKVVSDMFDYEKKLKRHKEVFPKDCAKAFDIGIEFVKHKI from the coding sequence ATGAGAGTAATAGCTATTAATGGAAGTCCTAGAAAAAATCATAATACAGCAACTTTATTAAATAAGGTTCTTGAAGGAGCCGCTTCTCAAGGGGCTGAAACAGAAATTATTCATCTGTATGATTTAAACTTTAAAGGTTGTGCTAGTTGTTTTGCATGTAAATTAAAAGAAGGTAAAAGTTACGGTAAATGTGCCATGGTAGATGATCTTTCTCCTGTGCTAAAAAAGCTGGATACAGCAGATGCAGTGGTTTTAGGTTCGCCTATATATTTGGGTAATGTTACGGGTGAAACAAGATCATTTATGGAAAGACTATTTTTTCCGTTGATAGAGTATACTAATCATCCTACACTTCTGCCTAGAAATATTCCTGCAGCATTAATATATACAATGAACATATCTGAAGAGAAAATGAAAAATATATGTTTAGATAAATATCTTGAATCTAACGAAATGCTATTTAAAAAATTCTTTAGAAAATGCAAAACATTGTATTGTACTGATACTTACCAATTTAATGATTATTCAAAGGTAGTTTCAGATATGTTTGATTATGAAAAAAAGCTCAAAAGGCATAAAGAAGTATTTCCCAAAGATTGTGCTAAAGCATTTGATATAGGAATTGAATTTGTGAAACACAAAATTTAA
- a CDS encoding helix-turn-helix domain-containing protein has product MLKFKGNEYSCSMELTLDIIGGKWKPLIIWHLGENTLRFNELKRALPNITQKMLTQQLRALEEDQLVNRFVYAEVPPKVEYSLTEKGKTLLPVLSTLCKWAIEYSNSMTSS; this is encoded by the coding sequence ATGTTGAAATTTAAAGGTAATGAATACAGCTGTTCCATGGAATTAACTTTAGACATCATAGGCGGCAAATGGAAGCCTCTTATTATATGGCACTTAGGTGAAAATACTCTGAGATTCAATGAGTTAAAGAGGGCCTTGCCAAATATTACTCAAAAAATGCTTACTCAGCAGCTTAGAGCATTGGAGGAAGATCAATTAGTGAATAGATTTGTCTATGCTGAGGTTCCTCCTAAAGTAGAATATTCTCTTACAGAAAAGGGTAAAACCCTTTTACCTGTTTTATCAACTTTATGTAAGTGGGCAATTGAATATTCTAATTCAATGACATCAAGTTAA